One Bacillus alveayuensis genomic window, TTGAGTATTCGGGCTTTACAAAAGGCATACCAACAAATTAAAGGAACATTTCAGTAATGAAGAAAAATAAAAAGTCCCCTTGGTTTTGAATAAGGGTTTGAGGCCGTTTCCCTAACGAAAAAACCAAAGAGGACTCACTTGTATTATAACTCGATAAAAAAATAAAGCAAATGACACTAGTAACAGTCATTACCTGCATTCATCTTTTTGAAAAGAGCTCGAGATGATCGCTGTTCGTTTCATTTTCGAAAATTCAATCATTGACTTTGAACCATTGAAGAAAGGTCATTTGTAGGTGTTGAATCAGACAAAATGGCCGCTATAAAAGGCTTGATCATACCGAGAGACGGCGGTCTTCTTTTTACGATTGCTGTCATCACCGATTGCTGCGGATTTAATTCGGAAATACAGAAGAATTTTTGTAAGTGTACGGAGAACATGTTCGTCTTCACTTGCGGTTACACCGAATGGTCCCAATAGAAGCGACCATGAGACAAATGTAAATTCAAGGGGATTATAACGGGATGTTTCACTTCCTCATAGATAAAAAAACATCCCTTTACCCATATTTCTTCAATATATAGCATTTGTGCGGGGTTTGAAAAAGTTTTAAAGAAAATGTGAGGAAACAACAAATAAATAATGAAAAGTAGGGGGAGGAATTTACATGATAGACAAAACTACTCGCAAAAAAATCACGGTCACTGTCAATGGAACGGTATATGAGCGTGAAGTGAATGTTCGGACATTACTAAGTGACTTTCTCCGGAGAGAATTAGGTTTAACGGGAACACATGTTGGTTGTGAACAGGGGGTGTGCGGCGCTTGTACGATATTGGTGGACGGTCAGGCAGTCCGTTCCTGTTTGCTGTTAGCGGTTCAAGCAGATAATCGCTCCATTACCACCATTGAAGGAATAGGAACGCCTGATCACCTTCATCCGATTCAGGAGGCTTTTTGGGAAAATCATGGTTTGCAGTGCGGGTTCTGTACTCCAGGATTTGTGATATCTGTTTACGAATTTTTAAAAGAAAATCCTGATCCATCCGATGAAGAAATTCGTGAAGC contains:
- a CDS encoding carbon-monoxide dehydrogenase small subunit (product_source=KO:K03518; cath_funfam=3.30.365.10; cog=COG2080; ko=KO:K03518; pfam=PF00111,PF01799; superfamily=47741,54292); translated protein: MIDKTTRKKITVTVNGTVYEREVNVRTLLSDFLRRELGLTGTHVGCEQGVCGACTILVDGQAVRSCLLLAVQADNRSITTIEGIGTPDHLHPIQEAFWENHGLQCGFCTPGFVISVYEFLKENPDPSDEEIREALSGNLCRCTGYQGIIKSVKAAAEKLKQSELAG
- a CDS encoding hypothetical protein (product_source=Hypo-rule applied) — encoded protein: MKTNMFSVHLQKFFCISELNPQQSVMTAIVKRRPPSLGMIKPFIAAILSDSTPTNDLSSMVQSQ